The Arachis ipaensis cultivar K30076 chromosome B10, Araip1.1, whole genome shotgun sequence DNA window gagcatcatagtagtccctgaacttAAAAGTCTCTGAACTTAAAAGTTCCCCATATTCACtccctgaagttgcactccgGGACTCAGACTTGTCTTTCCGGCACATTCTGTCCACTTGGCGCTATCGAAAAGCTGAGTTGGCATCCTTCGTGACACATGGGCATTACAACGGCTAGCTGATGTGGCAGAGTAAACTGTCCCGAATCAATTTGGTCCCTCAATTCAAGttaaaaccctaattcccaatttCGAAGCCCACAGTGctcactctcttctcttctcttctgttCTCTGTTCTTGTCTTCTCCATCTTACTCAGCTCCTTCTTACTCATCAAATTAGCCTCTCTAGCATCATGTTCGCTCTGGACATTCTCAAGACCTTTAATGTGTAGTCTTCCACCAAGCTGTAAATCATGTAACTCTGCTAAGCCATGTTTGGCTTTTGAATCCACAATAAAAATATTCGGTGTTTTTAGTTGTTTCAACTCCCCCATTTTTGGAGGCATTTCTACTAATGCCCAACATCCTTCAATTAAGAGATGCCTGAGATCCTTCAACTTCAACATGTGTTTGGACAGAGAAGTAAGAAAAATGCATTGTTCCAGCTTTAGAATTAGCAATTTCTGCAGCCTAGAAACACATTTTGGCAACTTTGTAATGTAACTATTGTAAATATTCAAGTACCTCAAATGTGTTAAACTTTTCAGTACTGAGAGTTCAGAAGATCTTGTACGCAGTGCTCGGAGAGAATTACATAACTGCACTTTACGCAAAACCAATGCTGGATATCTAATGAGGGGATTGCTAATTGCTGGATCAAGATCAATAAAAGTCCTCAAGGACTCAATATTCTTCAAGGTATTCTGATTTAACTCGGGCAAGCCAGAGTAACTTACATGGTGGACCCTTCTTGACAAATTGGTCAAGCTTGCAGACTCACCATAACTTTGAAGGTGGTGTTTCCATACTTGTCAATCGATACTTCTTGAAAAAATGATCTTTGGAGCAGCTCCTCTCATTGCTGGTTACCAACATCTTCAACCTCCAAATGCCCTTTGGATTTAAATAGTCCATTGGCCATCCAAAGATGAATTAGCTGTTCCTTTGAGATTCGAAAATCTTCAGGATAGAGAGCACAAAAACAAAAGCATTGCCGTGATGATGGCTTCAAATGAAAATCTTCCATACATCTGGTGAGAACCAGTTAGCCTCAGATCATCATCTTCTTGTTGCCTCTGTCTGACTCCCAAAGGCAGCTGAAACCTTCTCCTATCATCATCAATACGCTGGAACCTCTTGACCATGTCTTTCATCCTCTTGCTGATAGCATGACGAAACAAAATAGTCTTGGGTTGGAAGCGGGCTAACCACCCTTCACTTTGAAGTCGGTTGGATTTCATTGAACAATCTTCCAAGATATCTTCCAACACGTGCATGGCATCGGAAAGCTTTTTCAGCCAGTCCTTTATGGCATGGCTTTTGAATTGCTCCTCTGTAGAATCTTGGAACAATGCATGGATTGCTTCGAGATTATCAGGCAGCTCTTGGATCTGTGAGTCAACACCAGAAAGTGCTGCAATCTCATTCTTGACAAAAGTGTTCAAGTTTCCAATGAGAATTCCAAGCAAAGCATCAGTTACCATTTTCAGAGATGAAAGCAAGGATATGTGAAAGTTTAGTGAGGGATAGTTTGGATTTGCACAATGTCAACACCACTCTCAATGTAATCCATCATTGCTTCTCAGACAATCAACCATTAGAAAAGATTAAAATTATGGGGTGGGTTCCATTACAGAGGGATTTCTACTTGCTCTTTGAAGAAAACACTTCTTTGGCAGGTAAATTTTTCTTTATGGGAATATTATGACCATGGAAGTTTAATGGTGTCGTTTCATAATTATTTACCCTTTCCTCTTTGGTTTAATATGTGATTCATTTTTGTCATTCAGTTTACACTTGCATGCATCAAAATGGGGAGAACTGAACTTGCTGAGGATGCAGTTGCTTTGGCTGAGAAAAGGCTTCCAGTTGATTCATGGCCGGAATACTATGACACTCGCACTAAGTTCATCGGGAAACAGGCCCGGCTTTATCAGACATGGACATTAGCCGGCTTCCTTGCATCTAAGATGTTCTTAAAGAATCCTGTGACAGCAGCCATGTTGTGCTGGGAAGAGGACCTTGAGATTCTTGAGACATGTGCTTGTGCACTGAGCAAGAGTGGCAGGGCTAAATGCTCTTGCGATGCCGCCAAGTCTCAGATTCTTGTTTAGGATTCTGTCAACATTGTAAATAGTACATTCTTGTTCCACATTGTTGTGACTGTGAATAATGCTCCTTCTTTTCACTTTTGTACATTTGTAAATATCTTGATATTCATTTTTCTGTTCATATAGAATGTTCCTTCAGAGCATTCATTTTGCTTCCCCAAGATTCTACCAAGTATAAACAATGCCAGAAACAATTATAGCATGATTATTGTGTTTTCTTTCAAGAACTAGTGGATGTCTCAACGACCAGAACACAGATGAACAAACACATTAAATACTAAGTGCTCAAAAAATATCTGGTGACAACATTTTCTACTTGTCAAAAGAATATGACTGAAGTCAAAAAATTGAAACTGAATACTCCCATATGCGTTGCTCGTGTTTGCCATAACCGTCGGACTTTAAAGATGGAGAAGACAAGAACAGAGaacaaaagagaagagaagaaagtgagCACCGTGGGCTTTAaaattgggaattagggttttaaCTTGAATTGAAGGACCAAATTGATTCGTAACAGTTTACTCTGCCACATCAGCTTGCCATTGTAATGCCCACGTGTCACGAAAGATGCCAACTCAGCTTTTCGGTAGCGCCAGGTGGACAGAATGTGCCGGAAGGACAAGTTTGAGTCCCAGAGTGCAACTTCAGGGATAAGTATGGGGAACTTTTAAGTTCAGGACTACTATGAGACtgagtgcaacttcagggactaCATTGAGGCTTATCTCGATCGAATCTAGAGTTAACAATCAAATTGTTATGACTTATGAGTTGCAACTTGCAAGTTCCAACAGTTATGACTCATACTCGTGTACACTCAATACCGTGCCACGCAGCTATTTATCTGCACTCACATTTTCATAGCAAAGTCTCCATTTTGACCACTCCCCATCATCGTAGTCTTGGTTGTGTTGCGGTGGAAGCCATGAAGGCCGTGGTGATAACCACCCCCGGCGACCCAGAAGTGCTTCAGCTGCACGATGTTGACGATCCTCTCATCAACGACGGCGAGGTGCTCATAAAGGTCGCCGCCTCAGCTTTGAACCGTGCTGACACTTTTCAAAGGAAAGGCTTGTATGAGCTTCCAAGTGGTAAAACCCCTTATCTAGGTCACGAATGCTCTGGCACCATTTTAGCGGTTGGGAATAACGTCACCCGCTGGAAAATTGGTGACAAGGTACCCACTATTTTCGTCAACTTCAAAATGTTGTCTATAGAGAATTTATGGGTTTGTCTTCAATTTGATGTATatcaaatttttatgtttttggcGAATTCATTGTCTGAAGGTGTGTGCTCTTCTCGACGGTGGAGGCTATGCTGAGAAGGTTGCTGTTACAGCTTCACAAGTTCTACCTATTCCACCTGGTGTCTCTCTTGAGGATGCTGCTAGTCTTCCTGAGGTGGCATGCACTGTTTGGTCAACTGTTTTTATGACAAGTAAACTCTCTGCTGCTGAAACTTTCTTGGTAAATAACTCACTCTGCTTGATTATTTATGCATAACTTTTTAAATGCTTCGTGAATAACTAACTAGATCATATTTTGTTCAAAGTTTGACATCGTTGTATAATGTTACTCTTAGATGATAGTCATTGCCTAATGAACAGGTTCATGGGGGTGCTAGTGGAATTGGCACATTTGCAATTCAAATTGCAAAATGCCAAGGAGCAAGAGTCTTCGCTACAGCAGGTCATAGTCCCATACTTTGATTCTTGACTAGATTTATGGTAGGTATATTCAGTTTCCATGCATTTGTTCATTTTTAGTATTGAATTTCAGGAAGTGATGAAAAGCTAGCTGCCTGTAAGGATCTGGGAGCTGATGTTGTCATCAATTATAAGACAGAAGACTTTGTTGCTAGAGTGAAAGAAGAAACAGGAGGGAAAGGTATATCATTTTCCACCTTCTGAAATTGACTTGTGCAATAACTGAAGCTTCTATATCAGTTGCCTCTACCTATATTACTGCAGGTGTTGATGTCATTCTGGATCATATTGGAGGATCGTACCTTCAGCGAAACTTGGACAGCTTAAACATTGATGGAAGGCTTTTCCTCATTAGCATAATGGGTGGAGCTATAGGAGAAGTAAATCTGAATGGTATGCTCACAAGGCGCCTCACAATTCATGGTATGACAAATTTTTCATTCATTATTGACATTATCTTAGCGAAGAGAATTTTTCACTATAGTGCGTGCTATACTGATCAACATTCTATTGATTCTTTTGTAACTTTCCATATGATTTATCATTGATTATTAGCATTATATTAGAGAAGAGATCATCAACTTGATTTTTGTAGTGACTCCATTATCTATGTACTAAAGAGTTCCATCCCATCTTTTGTTGTATGGAATGTTGAATGTGTTTCTTTGTAAGCCCTTGATATGATGAATTTGGATGTAGCTGCTCGGTTGAGATTTAGAAGTGCAGAGAAGAAGGCAGAGATAATAAGAGAGGTGGAGAAGAATGTGTGGCCTGCAGTTGCTGCTGGGAAGGTGAAGCCTGTTGTCTATAAATATTTTCCATTATCAGAAGCCGCAGCAGCTCATAAACTCATGGagagtagcatccatattggcaaGATATTGCTTCGCCCACAATGTTGAAAAGTCCTTAAATCCATGACTTTGTTGAATATTTCATTGTAACATAATGATATgcagtgcttgatggagttggctTTTAATCGTGTTGGACAAAACTTCTTGTAAATTGTAATCTTGTTTTCATgctggttatggatttattaGTAGCCATTTATTTTTCTGAATAATTAATCACTATTCATTATTTATATGATaaggcttttttttttctctcttttttattaGAGATAAAGAACATATATCAATGTCACCAGTCCACAAAGATACTCTAACACTCAAGTCAGTAAGAATGTGAGTAATAAAAATGATATTCAGAGTGAATAACGTACTTTTTTCATGTGAGGAGTGGATACAGGTAGTTACTTAGTGGGTCTAATCATGTGATAATTGAATGTGAGTAATAAAAATGATATTCAGAGTGAATAACGTACCTCTTTCATGTCAGGAGTGAGTACAGGCAGTTATTTGAATTGGCAcgtaattatttgattttattggATAAGTCCGTTAGGAGAGCAAAACACGTACTCCCACATACTCCTGATATAGAACCTAGATTCCGATAGgacaattaatttatttaattttttttttaccaaagataggagattcgaacctgcaatctcttaattgagtatggggagattatgccatttgagctttggcaattaatttatttaattatttgccTGCTTTTAATGATATATATTAATCTTAAATAAGTTGTTATGTATTTATAcgtatattttgtatttaaacGTTAATGATTAATCGAGTGTTGGAGTAGTGTGATTACTGATTACACTAGGAAAGAGGAGAGCCGTGTCCTCAAGAAATTTCTACTGACTTTGATTGCTGTGAGTGGAACAAAGAAATGAAGGCTGTAGTGATAACCACTCCCGGTGGCCCTGAAGTGCTGCAGCTCCAAGAAGTGGAGGACCCTCATATCGGAGACGATGAAGTTCTAATTAGAGTTGAAGCCACTGCACTTAACAGAGCTGATACCCTACAGAGGAAGGGTTCCTACCCTCCACCCAAAGGTGCCAGCCCTTACCCTGGACTTGAGTGTTCCGGAACCATCGAATCCATCGGCAAAAACGTTTCCAGGTGGAAAGTCGGCGACCAGGTGAtcaaattttattctttttggtGGTTTGAGAAATGGGTTTGTGATAAAAGGCCCATCTTTAATTTTGGGTGTCTTCAAATTTTTAAGCTTTGTGTGTATGTGCCTAGAAGATCGAGGCTCATTATTGATTGGATTTTTGCTTCtttatctttgttttctttttgggAAGAAACTTTGAATTGAATTCGGTTGAAGAACATTACTTGTGTTTTTGCTCTCTCATGGATGATGCATTTGTGGAAATTATAATCACTGGATGAGGTTCTCTTTTAGCATCTGCCAGTGTGCTGTACAATGATTTATGAAGGAAAATTACCTCAACATGTGAGATGTGGTTCATAGGTTTGTGCTCTTCTTGCCGGAGGAGGATATGCTGAGAAAGTTGCCGTACCAGCTGGACAAGTTCTTCCGGTTCCTCCTGGGATTTCTCTAAAGGATGCTGCTAGTTTTCCTGAAGTGTCATGCACTGTGTGGTCAACTGTTTTTATGATGAGTCGATTGTCGAAAGGAGAAACTTTCTTGGTAAGAGACAACTGATAATTCATGGAGGATAATCCATGTTCTGAAAGTATGAGTATTGTGTCAGTTTTTAAATGTCTCTTGTATTGATTCTCAGATTCATGGAGGTTCCAGTGGAATTGGCACATTTGCAATTCAGATAGCTAAATACCGAGGAGCAAGAGTATTTGTCACTGCAGGTTGATTAAGTAGTGCTTTCATGTGACTGAACCATAGTCAAGTTGCATAAATTTAGATGCCGAAATAAGTTGTCTTTTATATTTTCCAGTTGCATTGATTTCTTTTCAAGCTCTATTACCCCATCTTATTGATTGGAATTCCTAGCAATGTTCTCCAAATCTTATTCTAGATTTTGCTTAGCAGGTAGTGAGGAGAAACTAGCTTTTTGCAAGGATATTGGAGCTGATGTATGCATCAATTACAAAACGGAGGACTTTGTTGCAAGGGTAAAGGAAGAAACTGGTGGTCAAGGTATTAATTATCAATAGGAAGCATGATGTATTTCCCAGCATTTCTGAGTGTTAAATAATCTGTGTAGTGTGTGCGTTGATGTAATGAAGTTTTGGTGGCAGGTGTGGATGTTATTCTTGATTGTATGGGAGCATCCTACTATCAAAGAAATCTCGATAGCTTAAATTTTGATGGAAGGCTTTTCATCATTGGCTTTCAAGGAGGCACTTCAACACAAACAGATCTGCGCACTTTATTTGCTAAGCGTCTTACTGTACAAGGTGTTGCAAATTTCGGACTATACCCTTTCCTTGTGGATGCTTTTGCTTGCATGTTGGAAGATgttgaaaatagaaaatagcTTAACACATCTTTCACACACTCTCTGTTATCTGTTTTTGTTATCATGCTTCCTCTGCGTTTCCAAATTATTGTGCTTTCTTCCAAAGTCCagattgaattttcgaaaatttgagatgTTTTTGTACAAGTAAACAACCAATAACCAGAGTTTTGTTGAATTGAATGCAGGGGCCGGCTTGCGAAATAGAAGCATTGAAAATAAAGCTGTGATTGTTAGTGAAGTGGAGAAGAATGTTTGGCCTGCAATTGCAGAAGGAAAGGTAAAGCCTGTGGTCTACAAACACTTCCCTCTCTCTGAGGCAGCGGAGGCACACCGCCTCATGGAAAGCAGCCAGCACATTGGAAAGATATTGCTTGTTCCATGAACTTCTTTGTACTGTACTACTGAATCAATGTGCATGACAACATGGCATGGATCATTTGACTTTGGTTGATCTTTATGTTATATGTATGATTATGAACTCAAGAACCTATAAAGCTGTGAATAAAGGGAAACCATGTTCTTAGTTGTGTATTAGGGGTTGGCAAAAGGCACCAAGAAAATGAATGTTTCATTGTAAGACTCAAGCCAATATCCAAGTTGAAGTCTTTGAGACACGGAGCTACTCTTTCTAATGTGGTTATATGTACAAGGTTATGCTATTTGATCTTTGGATTTGaattctctaaagtttgaattttactttaaagagtaaagtgtgatctctcattatttattttataggtgaaaccaagaataaatatgaaagagaaattattcaagggtagaagatcacactttactctctaaagtaaaattcaaactttagaagatccaaatctTTGATCTTTATACTTTAAGGTAGCGTTTAGAAGAGAAgagattgagagacagagacggagacTAGACTGAGAGACAAAAACTGAAATATGTCTCAGTATTATGTTTAGTATAAAATGggagatagagactgaaataagaatgaagcgctaatttaatttgcacaaagggtaaagttggaattaattaattgaaatggaaatattttaggtataaaatgttattaaagtttcagttttaATCCCAAAAAATTTTCGTCTCCTGTGTTCCCACTTTTTAGAGGTactgaaatattgaaattttggagacagagactAAAATTCTAATATCAATTTTTGGGTCAACAAAAATGATGCTGAGTTCTAATTTTTCAGGTTCCATCCCAATAtctcaaaacaaacactacctaaaccctaaactgaaTCGGTGTTAATGTATATTCATAATTATTCTCTTGATTTTAAATTCAACAAATTTATTTGTTTAATATTTTAAGCCCTAAACCCTGCTAATAAGACTGTTAATGGAGTAGTTCGGACTTTTCAGTTTTCCCTGCCCATtacctatttattttttatatagtatCCTTAATCAGGTGGTTGGAGTTGAATTTagttttgaaattgaaaattccaTATATCTTATGTATAAATTCTGCTAAGTCATCAAAATTGTTATTTGTGTtactaaaattagttactaatatatttatgtataaatatatgtgtgattgaatttttaatgtatataatatatttatattctaatatatattttacactaataactaattttaataattgattttagtCGACATATGGGATGCTTACTAAGTCTTTTAAGTAATTCGGAGTGGGATgttttgcatagaaaaataaatgTGGG harbors:
- the LOC107622280 gene encoding quinone oxidoreductase PIG3 isoform X4 codes for the protein MTHTRVHSIPCHAAIYLHSHFHSKVSILTTPHHRSLGCVAVEAMKAVVITTPGDPEVLQLHDVDDPLINDGEVLIKVAASALNRADTFQRKGLYELPSGKTPYLGHECSGTILAVGNNVTRWKIGDKVCALLDGGGYAEKVAVTASQVLPIPPGVSLEDAASLPEVACTVWSTVFMTSKLSAAETFLVHGGASGIGTFAIQIAKCQGARVFATAGSDEKLAACKDLGADVVINYKTEDFVARVKEETGGKGVDVILDHIGGSYLQRNLDSLNIDGRLFLISIMGGAIGEVNLNGMLTRRLTIHAARLRFRSAEKKAEIIREVEKNVWPAVAAGKVKPVVYKYFPLSEAAAAHKLMESSIHIGKILLRPQC
- the LOC107622280 gene encoding quinone oxidoreductase PIG3 isoform X2 — protein: MTHTRVHSIPCHAAIYLHSHFHSKVSILTTPHHRSLGCVAVEAMKAVVITTPGDPEVLQLHDVDDPLINDGEVLIKVAASALNRADTFQRKGLYELPSGKTPYLGHECSGTILAVGNNVTRWKIGDKVCALLDGGGYAEKVAVTASQVLPIPPGVSLEDAASLPEVACTVWSTVFMTSKLSAAETFLVHGGASGIGTFAIQIAKCQGARVFATAGSDEKLAACKDLGADVVINYKTEDFVARVKEETGGKGVDVILDHIGGSYLQRNLDSLNIDGRLFLISIMGGAIGEVNLNGMLTRRLTIHALDMMNLDVAARLRFRSAEKKAEIIREVEKNVWPAVAAGKVKPVVYKYFPLSEAAAAHKLMESSIHIGKILLRPQC
- the LOC107622281 gene encoding quinone oxidoreductase PIG3, which gives rise to MKAVVITTPGGPEVLQLQEVEDPHIGDDEVLIRVEATALNRADTLQRKGSYPPPKGASPYPGLECSGTIESIGKNVSRWKVGDQVCALLAGGGYAEKVAVPAGQVLPVPPGISLKDAASFPEVSCTVWSTVFMMSRLSKGETFLIHGGSSGIGTFAIQIAKYRGARVFVTAGSEEKLAFCKDIGADVCINYKTEDFVARVKEETGGQGVDVILDCMGASYYQRNLDSLNFDGRLFIIGFQGGTSTQTDLRTLFAKRLTVQGAGLRNRSIENKAVIVSEVEKNVWPAIAEGKVKPVVYKHFPLSEAAEAHRLMESSQHIGKILLVP
- the LOC107622280 gene encoding quinone oxidoreductase PIG3 isoform X3, with the translated sequence MTHTRVHSIPCHAAIYLHSHFHSKVSILTTPHHRSLGCVAVEAMKAVVITTPGDPEVLQLHDVDDPLINDGEVLIKVAASALNRADTFQRKGLYELPSGKTPYLGHECSGTILAVGNNVTRWKIGDKVCALLDGGGYAEKVAVTASQVLPIPPGVSLEDAASLPEVACTVWSTVFMTSKLSAAETFLVHGGASGIGTFAIQIAKCQGARVFATAGSDEKLAACKDLGADVVINYKTEDFVARVKEETGGKVASTYITAGVDVILDHIGGSYLQRNLDSLNIDGRLFLISIMGGAIGEVNLNGMLTRRLTIHAARLRFRSAEKKAEIIREVEKNVWPAVAAGKVKPVVYKYFPLSEAAAAHKLMESSIHIGKILLRPQC
- the LOC107622280 gene encoding quinone oxidoreductase PIG3 isoform X1, encoding MSCNLQVPTVMTHTRVHSIPCHAAIYLHSHFHSKVSILTTPHHRSLGCVAVEAMKAVVITTPGDPEVLQLHDVDDPLINDGEVLIKVAASALNRADTFQRKGLYELPSGKTPYLGHECSGTILAVGNNVTRWKIGDKVCALLDGGGYAEKVAVTASQVLPIPPGVSLEDAASLPEVACTVWSTVFMTSKLSAAETFLVHGGASGIGTFAIQIAKCQGARVFATAGSDEKLAACKDLGADVVINYKTEDFVARVKEETGGKVASTYITAGVDVILDHIGGSYLQRNLDSLNIDGRLFLISIMGGAIGEVNLNGMLTRRLTIHALDMMNLDVAARLRFRSAEKKAEIIREVEKNVWPAVAAGKVKPVVYKYFPLSEAAAAHKLMESSIHIGKILLRPQC